A DNA window from Flavisolibacter ginsenosidimutans contains the following coding sequences:
- a CDS encoding Gfo/Idh/MocA family protein, translating into MNRSNVNRRRFLRDAATTAAGMSLLSGFSEKAFASEKFREVNADKAAEHRWDEPRIKFSVIGINHAHIYSQVEAVIRGGGQLVSLYAKEQDLVAVFTKRYPQVKLAKSEDEILNDKTIQLILSSAIPIDRAGIGIRAMQHGKDYMVDKPGIITLEQLEEVRRVQKQTGRIYSIMYSERFENKATTKAGDLVKAGAIGKVIQTVIMAPHRISLTTRPAWFFDKKNFGGILTDIGSHQFDQFLFFTGSDQADILASQVGNVAHPKYPAFEDFGDVMLRGNGGAGYIRVDWFTPDGLNTWGDGRLTILGTEGYIEVRKNTDIAVHEGANHLYLVNNKETQYMNCNNVELPYGRLLVDDIINRTETAMTQKHCFYATELALKAQKAAQKLNYKKA; encoded by the coding sequence ATGAACCGATCAAACGTTAACCGGCGCCGTTTTTTGAGAGATGCCGCCACTACCGCAGCAGGAATGAGCCTGCTTTCCGGATTTTCTGAAAAGGCATTTGCTTCCGAAAAGTTTCGCGAAGTAAATGCGGATAAAGCAGCGGAACATCGTTGGGATGAACCACGGATAAAATTCTCGGTCATCGGCATCAACCATGCGCACATTTATTCGCAGGTGGAAGCAGTGATCAGAGGCGGCGGACAATTGGTATCGCTTTATGCAAAAGAGCAGGATTTGGTGGCAGTGTTTACCAAACGATATCCGCAGGTGAAACTGGCAAAAAGTGAAGACGAAATTCTGAATGACAAAACCATACAACTCATCTTGAGTTCGGCGATTCCGATTGACCGTGCAGGCATTGGCATCAGGGCCATGCAACACGGCAAAGATTACATGGTGGACAAACCCGGCATCATTACCTTGGAACAACTGGAAGAAGTGCGCCGCGTACAAAAACAAACCGGCCGCATTTACAGCATTATGTACAGCGAACGGTTTGAAAACAAAGCCACCACCAAAGCCGGCGATTTGGTAAAGGCAGGCGCTATCGGCAAAGTCATTCAAACCGTGATCATGGCGCCGCACCGCATCAGTTTAACCACTCGTCCGGCGTGGTTCTTCGACAAGAAAAACTTTGGCGGCATTCTTACCGATATCGGCTCGCATCAATTCGATCAGTTTCTCTTTTTCACCGGCTCTGATCAAGCCGACATTCTCGCATCACAGGTAGGCAACGTGGCGCATCCGAAATACCCGGCTTTTGAAGATTTTGGTGACGTGATGCTGCGCGGCAACGGCGGCGCAGGATACATTCGAGTGGATTGGTTTACACCCGATGGATTGAACACTTGGGGCGATGGACGACTAACGATACTCGGAACCGAAGGTTACATTGAAGTGCGCAAGAACACAGATATCGCGGTACACGAAGGCGCTAACCACTTGTACCTGGTGAACAACAAGGAAACACAGTACATGAACTGCAACAACGTAGAGTTGCCTTACGGCCGGTTGTTGGTTGACGACATCATCAACCGCACCGAAACTGCTATGACGCAGAAGCACTGTTTCTATGCAACAGAGTTGGCACTCAAAGCACAAAAAGCTGCGCAGAAACTCAATTATAAAAAAGCGTAA
- a CDS encoding putative oxidoreductase C-terminal domain-containing protein — protein sequence MKKQIIIILSIVLSLTHSFAQKPVRLITLDPGHFHAALVQKSMYADVDPTVHVYAPAGPDLQAHLDRIKAYNSRSESPTKWKEVIYTGDNFFEKMLAEKKGNVVVLSGNNQKKAEYILKSLQGGFNVLADKPMAIDEKGFEQLKQAFAVADKKGLLLYDIMTERFEITSVLMRELAMMPDLFGTLQNGTAADPAVVKESVHYFYKYVSSSVLTRPQWFFDVSQQGNGIADVMTHIVDLAQWECFPDQAIDYTKDIQLLSARRSTTPLSLTQFKTLTKTDAFPDYLKNAITNDTLLNVYSNGEIHYRLRGVFVKTSVVWNYAAPEGSGDQYTAMMRGTKTTLFIKQGAEEGYKPTLFIQPFPTTRKADIEEAFKKLQTNYPGVELKKVANGWQVVIPDKYKEGHEEHFARVTQNFLSFLKNHNMPGWEVPNMLAKYYTTTKALSMAMKAKP from the coding sequence ATGAAGAAACAAATCATCATCATTCTATCCATCGTGCTATCACTTACGCATTCGTTCGCACAAAAGCCCGTGCGATTAATCACACTCGACCCGGGACATTTTCATGCGGCGCTTGTGCAAAAAAGCATGTATGCCGATGTTGACCCAACCGTGCACGTATACGCACCTGCAGGCCCCGATCTGCAAGCGCATCTTGATCGCATCAAAGCATACAATTCACGAAGCGAATCGCCAACGAAGTGGAAAGAAGTCATTTACACAGGCGACAACTTTTTTGAAAAGATGTTGGCCGAAAAAAAAGGAAACGTGGTTGTACTAAGCGGCAACAACCAAAAGAAAGCCGAATACATTTTAAAATCCTTGCAAGGTGGCTTTAACGTGTTAGCGGATAAACCGATGGCCATTGATGAAAAAGGCTTCGAACAATTAAAGCAGGCATTTGCCGTAGCCGATAAAAAGGGCTTATTGCTCTACGACATCATGACCGAACGCTTTGAGATCACTTCTGTTTTGATGCGTGAGTTAGCGATGATGCCCGATCTCTTCGGCACACTGCAAAACGGCACTGCGGCCGATCCGGCCGTTGTAAAAGAAAGCGTTCACTACTTCTATAAATACGTTTCGAGTTCAGTGTTAACGCGGCCGCAATGGTTTTTCGACGTATCGCAGCAAGGGAATGGCATTGCCGATGTGATGACGCATATCGTGGACTTGGCGCAATGGGAATGCTTCCCCGACCAAGCCATTGATTATACAAAAGACATTCAGTTGTTATCTGCCAGACGTTCGACAACTCCCTTATCATTAACTCAATTCAAAACACTAACGAAGACAGATGCCTTTCCCGATTATTTAAAAAATGCAATTACAAATGATACTTTGTTGAACGTTTACTCCAACGGTGAAATTCATTATCGGCTTCGGGGCGTGTTTGTAAAAACATCCGTAGTTTGGAACTACGCCGCACCCGAAGGCAGTGGCGACCAATACACGGCCATGATGCGCGGCACAAAAACAACGCTGTTCATCAAGCAGGGCGCAGAAGAAGGATACAAACCAACCTTGTTCATTCAACCCTTTCCCACCACACGCAAAGCCGATATTGAAGAAGCCTTCAAAAAGCTACAAACAAACTATCCTGGCGTTGAATTGAAGAAAGTTGCGAATGGTTGGCAAGTCGTTATTCCCGACAAATACAAAGAAGGCCACGAAGAACATTTTGCCCGCGTTACGCAAAATTTCTTGAGCTTTTTGAAGAATCACAACATGCCCGGATGGGAAGTGCCCAACATGCTGGCAAAATATTACACGACTACAAAAGCATTATCAATGGCGATGAAAGCCAAGCCATAA
- a CDS encoding sialate O-acetylesterase, whose product MTRVTLILAFLFLASILHAQVRLPHILRDSMILQREAKLKIWGWGAPGEKVTVKLNGKTAKTTTDSDGKWLVQLPPMKAGGPYTLNIDASNHLVLKDVLIGDVWFCAGQSNMVHQMALHAVRYADEIAKANYPEIRQFWVPNVTNMQAPQNDVPFGAWKAANPTDVLDFSAVAYFFAKKLYEKYHVPIGIINASWGGVPIESMMSEEALKDFPTILSTAQKNKDTAYINGLNRRGFSGPRAPRPQDKGLTEAWFNPSYVSKGWRNINIPGYWEDQGIKDLDGVVWYRREIDVPASMTNVPAKVFLGRIVDADVLYINGRQVGATTYMYPQRRYQIPVGTLKPGKNLFVIRVTNNFGKGGFVPDKPYQLIANNDTVDLKGYWQYKVGQVNVPLRGFGGGGGGIAAQNQPTALYNTMIAPLINYAAKGFVWYQGESNTGRADEYARLQPAMITDWRAKWGEATAPFLFVQLPGFMEYNYLPTESQWAAFREAQTKSLSVPNTAMAVAIDLGEWNDIHPDRKKDVGDRLAVAAEKLAYGDKNVVASGPLYGSSQVDGNKIIVTFNNVGSGLTTNDDEAPAEFAIAGTDKKFVWAKTKIEDDKIVVWSDDVQNPMYVRYAWADDPVNPNLYNKDGLPASPFRTDK is encoded by the coding sequence ATGACAAGAGTAACCCTCATCCTTGCTTTTCTTTTTCTTGCATCCATTCTCCACGCTCAAGTGCGGCTGCCGCACATTCTTCGCGACAGCATGATATTGCAGCGTGAGGCCAAGTTGAAGATTTGGGGTTGGGGTGCACCCGGTGAAAAAGTAACCGTCAAATTGAACGGCAAAACAGCAAAAACAACAACGGACAGTGATGGTAAATGGCTCGTTCAATTGCCACCCATGAAAGCTGGCGGTCCTTATACGCTGAACATCGACGCCAGCAATCACCTTGTTCTGAAAGACGTGTTGATTGGCGACGTGTGGTTTTGCGCCGGACAATCAAATATGGTGCACCAGATGGCGTTACACGCCGTGCGTTATGCTGACGAAATTGCGAAAGCGAATTATCCTGAAATAAGACAGTTTTGGGTTCCAAACGTTACCAACATGCAAGCACCGCAGAACGACGTTCCGTTTGGGGCCTGGAAAGCCGCTAATCCAACAGACGTCCTGGATTTTTCTGCCGTGGCTTACTTCTTCGCAAAGAAGCTTTACGAAAAATATCACGTTCCCATCGGCATTATCAACGCGAGTTGGGGCGGCGTACCTATTGAATCCATGATGAGCGAGGAGGCACTGAAAGACTTTCCAACTATTTTGAGTACTGCTCAAAAAAATAAAGACACGGCTTACATCAACGGCCTTAATCGAAGAGGTTTTTCAGGACCAAGAGCGCCGCGTCCCCAAGACAAAGGGCTCACCGAGGCATGGTTCAATCCATCGTACGTTTCGAAAGGCTGGCGCAATATCAACATTCCCGGTTATTGGGAAGATCAGGGCATTAAGGATTTGGACGGCGTGGTTTGGTATCGCAGGGAGATTGACGTTCCGGCTTCGATGACAAACGTTCCGGCGAAAGTTTTTTTAGGAAGAATCGTTGATGCCGATGTTTTGTACATCAACGGCAGGCAAGTTGGTGCTACAACGTACATGTATCCGCAACGGCGTTATCAAATTCCTGTCGGAACGTTGAAGCCCGGTAAAAATCTTTTCGTTATTCGCGTGACGAACAACTTTGGAAAAGGCGGTTTTGTTCCCGACAAACCTTATCAATTAATTGCCAACAATGACACGGTTGATTTAAAAGGATATTGGCAATACAAAGTAGGACAGGTAAATGTTCCGCTGCGTGGCTTTGGCGGCGGGGGTGGAGGCATTGCCGCGCAGAACCAGCCAACGGCTTTGTACAACACGATGATTGCACCGTTGATCAATTATGCTGCGAAAGGTTTTGTTTGGTATCAAGGCGAATCAAATACGGGCCGCGCCGATGAATACGCAAGGTTGCAACCCGCTATGATCACCGATTGGCGGGCCAAATGGGGTGAAGCAACTGCTCCGTTTTTGTTTGTGCAATTGCCCGGCTTTATGGAATACAATTACCTGCCAACAGAAAGCCAATGGGCCGCGTTTCGCGAAGCGCAAACAAAATCACTATCTGTTCCGAATACTGCGATGGCTGTGGCCATTGATTTGGGCGAATGGAACGACATTCATCCCGACAGAAAAAAAGACGTCGGTGATCGGTTGGCAGTAGCCGCAGAAAAACTTGCCTACGGCGACAAAAACGTTGTTGCTTCCGGCCCACTTTATGGCTCGTCACAAGTTGACGGAAATAAAATCATTGTTACGTTCAACAACGTTGGAAGTGGTCTAACAACAAACGATGATGAAGCGCCGGCGGAGTTTGCCATTGCCGGTACTGATAAAAAATTTGTGTGGGCAAAAACAAAAATCGAAGACGACAAAATTGTTGTTTGGAGTGACGATGTGCAAAACCCAATGTATGTGCGTTATGCCTGGGCCGATGATCCTGTCAATCCAAACCTGTACAACAAAGATGGCTTGCCCGCTTCGCCGTTTAGAACCGACAAATGA
- a CDS encoding glycosyl hydrolase 115 family protein, whose translation MKKIACLLILLAFLQRTFAQSFVSATSAPGSFVLSDGSGTSTILVDKNDDWLVNKAAQLLQTDIEKVTGKKPVIVDNLSSSKNVVIVGSLHSVFIQKLIAAKELDVKNLQGKWEAFRLQTIDKPFAGIDKALVIVGSDKRGTAYGVLELSKQIGVSPWWWWADVPVKKKQSVFIKPGIYNFGSPSVKYRGIFINDEAPAFSGWTKEKFGGVNHLVYEKIFELLLRLKANYLWPAMWGNAFNDDDTLNSVLADKWGIVMGTSHHEPMLRAQQEWKRYGKGPWDYTKNDSTLRAFWKRGIQNMGKHESIVTVGMRGDGDMPMTQGTAIGLLEKIVADQRKIIEDVTHKPASQTPQMWALYKEVQDYYDKGMRVPDDVTLLLCDDNWGNLRKLPKLNEPKRSGGYGIYYHFDYVGGPRNYKWINTNNIARVWEQMHLAKEYGVNQVWIVNVGDLKPMEFPISFFLDYAWDTKKWNEDNLHNYYTQWASEQFGAAHAKEIGEILRKYSQYAARRKPELLDEKTYSLVDYDEWERVVKEWDELEQRAEGVNKQLSPEYKDAFFELVLHPVKAFDNLHKMYLDVALNHLKAEHNAASANDYANRVTQLYETDSLLSVAYNQIANGKWNHMMDQTHIGYTYWQQPPVNKMPTVVTFPESSLDHKTQRAQWMIDSISKILRNSIDKIAQRQNKKNASFTEENNVVSIKAIHFTKSINSSSIKWKAIPDIGKDGSGISTFPVTASTQLSSSRPHIEYDFYCINKGKANLNLYFSPTLNFHNDSTGLQYAVSIDDEKPQIFSLNKEEATPIWSKWVADNIIIKKSEHHLLKPGKHTIKYWMISPGIVLQKLVLDFGGLKPSYLGPPETKN comes from the coding sequence ATGAAAAAGATTGCTTGCTTGCTGATATTGTTGGCATTTCTTCAACGAACGTTTGCGCAAAGTTTTGTTTCGGCAACGAGTGCGCCGGGCAGTTTTGTTTTGTCCGACGGTTCTGGCACGTCGACGATTTTGGTTGACAAAAACGATGATTGGCTGGTGAACAAAGCCGCACAACTTTTGCAAACAGACATTGAAAAAGTCACGGGCAAAAAGCCGGTGATTGTTGACAATCTTTCTTCATCAAAAAATGTTGTTATTGTTGGAAGCCTTCACTCAGTCTTCATTCAAAAATTAATTGCCGCAAAGGAACTCGATGTAAAAAATCTGCAAGGCAAATGGGAAGCGTTTCGGTTGCAAACAATAGACAAACCTTTTGCGGGTATTGACAAGGCGTTGGTAATTGTCGGCAGCGACAAACGAGGTACGGCTTACGGCGTGTTAGAACTTTCGAAGCAAATCGGTGTATCGCCGTGGTGGTGGTGGGCCGATGTGCCGGTGAAGAAAAAGCAAAGCGTTTTCATCAAACCGGGTATTTACAATTTTGGTTCTCCTTCGGTGAAATATCGCGGCATTTTCATCAACGACGAAGCACCGGCTTTCTCCGGCTGGACAAAAGAAAAGTTCGGCGGCGTTAATCATCTCGTTTACGAAAAAATATTCGAGCTCTTACTTCGTCTGAAAGCAAATTATTTGTGGCCGGCCATGTGGGGCAATGCGTTTAACGACGACGATACGTTGAATTCAGTTCTTGCCGACAAATGGGGCATTGTGATGGGTACGTCGCACCACGAGCCGATGCTGCGTGCGCAACAGGAATGGAAGCGCTACGGCAAAGGACCGTGGGATTATACAAAGAATGATTCAACGCTGCGGGCCTTCTGGAAAAGGGGCATCCAAAACATGGGCAAGCACGAAAGCATTGTTACCGTTGGTATGCGCGGCGATGGCGACATGCCAATGACCCAAGGAACAGCGATTGGATTGTTGGAAAAAATTGTGGCCGACCAACGAAAGATTATTGAAGACGTTACGCACAAGCCTGCATCACAAACGCCGCAAATGTGGGCCTTGTACAAAGAAGTGCAAGACTATTACGACAAAGGCATGCGTGTACCGGATGATGTAACGCTGCTGCTCTGTGACGACAACTGGGGCAACCTTCGCAAGCTGCCGAAGCTGAACGAGCCAAAACGCAGCGGCGGTTACGGCATTTATTATCATTTTGATTACGTGGGCGGCCCACGGAACTACAAGTGGATCAACACGAACAACATTGCCCGCGTGTGGGAGCAAATGCACCTGGCAAAAGAGTACGGCGTGAACCAGGTTTGGATTGTGAACGTGGGCGATTTAAAGCCGATGGAGTTTCCGATTTCTTTTTTTTTGGACTATGCGTGGGACACAAAAAAATGGAACGAAGACAACCTGCACAATTACTATACGCAATGGGCCAGCGAGCAATTCGGCGCTGCACACGCAAAAGAGATTGGCGAAATCCTTCGCAAGTATTCGCAATATGCAGCACGGAGAAAGCCGGAGTTGTTGGACGAGAAAACGTACAGTTTGGTTGATTATGATGAATGGGAAAGAGTGGTAAAAGAATGGGATGAACTGGAGCAAAGAGCAGAGGGCGTTAACAAGCAGCTTTCGCCAGAATACAAAGACGCATTCTTTGAATTGGTTCTGCATCCTGTGAAGGCTTTTGACAATTTGCACAAGATGTATTTAGACGTGGCCCTTAATCATTTGAAGGCAGAACATAACGCGGCCTCGGCAAACGATTACGCCAACCGGGTGACGCAATTGTACGAAACGGATTCATTGCTTTCCGTAGCATACAATCAAATTGCCAACGGCAAATGGAACCACATGATGGATCAGACGCACATTGGTTACACGTACTGGCAACAACCGCCCGTGAACAAGATGCCAACTGTGGTAACGTTTCCTGAATCGAGTTTGGATCACAAAACGCAACGAGCGCAATGGATGATTGACTCTATTTCCAAAATATTGAGAAATTCTATTGACAAGATTGCTCAACGACAAAATAAAAAGAATGCATCTTTTACGGAAGAAAATAACGTTGTCTCAATCAAAGCCATACATTTTACAAAATCAATTAACTCATCAAGTATCAAATGGAAAGCTATTCCCGACATCGGGAAAGACGGTTCGGGTATCTCAACCTTTCCAGTGACGGCATCAACACAATTAAGTTCTTCCAGACCGCACATCGAATATGATTTCTACTGCATTAACAAAGGCAAAGCAAATCTCAACCTTTACTTCTCTCCCACCCTCAACTTTCACAACGATTCAACCGGATTGCAATACGCTGTTTCCATTGACGACGAGAAGCCGCAAATCTTTTCGCTCAACAAAGAAGAGGCCACACCTATTTGGAGCAAATGGGTTGCCGACAACATTATCATAAAAAAATCAGAACATCATCTTTTAAAACCCGGCAAACACACGATAAAATACTGGATGATTTCACCGGGCATCGTTTTGCAAAAACTGGTGCTCGACTTTGGCGGTTTAAAACCGTCTTATCTGGGTCCGCCGGAAACGAAAAACTAA
- a CDS encoding polysaccharide deacetylase family protein produces the protein MKKIASTLSVFLFASMLVRSQTQTSWNGKSCAVVLTYDDGLNVDLTNVVPALDSVGLKGTFYISDYFNGLNAQIPGWRKAAIKGHELANHTVWHACEGGRAGREFVKEYDLRFYTVKRMVDETRAMNNILKAIDGKNERTFAYPCGDEKIHDTAYIDYLKNDVIAARGVRPEMLTVDRVNLYDIGCYMINGQSGEQLIELAKEAMQKHALLVFLFHGVGGEHALNVSLTAHHQLLQFLKNNQKNIWVAPMLDVAKYIKSHQPQKSSHEKI, from the coding sequence ATGAAAAAGATTGCTTCCACGCTTTCTGTTTTTCTTTTTGCTTCCATGCTTGTGCGCTCACAAACGCAAACGAGTTGGAACGGTAAATCCTGCGCGGTTGTTTTGACTTATGACGACGGATTGAATGTTGATCTCACCAATGTTGTTCCCGCCCTTGACTCCGTTGGCTTGAAAGGCACGTTCTATATCTCTGATTATTTCAACGGATTGAATGCGCAAATACCCGGTTGGCGCAAGGCTGCTATAAAAGGACACGAACTCGCCAACCACACCGTGTGGCACGCTTGCGAAGGCGGCCGCGCCGGACGAGAGTTTGTAAAAGAGTACGACTTGCGTTTTTATACTGTCAAACGAATGGTGGACGAAACAAGGGCAATGAACAACATCCTGAAAGCCATTGACGGCAAGAACGAGCGAACCTTCGCCTATCCCTGCGGCGATGAGAAAATACACGACACGGCTTACATTGATTATTTAAAGAATGATGTCATTGCGGCAAGAGGCGTTCGCCCTGAAATGCTTACGGTTGATAGAGTAAACTTGTATGACATCGGTTGCTACATGATTAACGGACAATCGGGTGAACAGTTAATTGAGTTAGCAAAAGAGGCAATGCAAAAACACGCCTTGCTTGTTTTTCTTTTTCACGGCGTAGGCGGCGAACACGCACTAAACGTTTCGCTCACGGCACATCACCAGCTTTTGCAGTTTTTAAAGAACAATCAAAAAAACATTTGGGTAGCGCCAATGCTCGACGTTGCCAAATACATCAAAAGCCATCAACCGCAGAAATCATCGCATGAAAAAATTTAG
- a CDS encoding Gfo/Idh/MocA family protein, with amino-acid sequence MKKEEKGNINRRDFLSSTTKASLGTALALNFPTIVPASVFGKNAPSNRINVASIGCGRISTSHDMTGIARYAGARIMAVCDLDRRRADAGPQAVRDNYKKATKENGGLTGDWDIKVYYDYKELLQNKDIDAVHISTPDHQHAIVAVHAVTAGKDVYLQKPASLTIEEGRILSNAVKKTGRILQMGSQQKSIDPWPQFKRTCELVRNGRIGKLQTIEVGLPGDPGGGNPQRMDVPSYFHYDAWLGATPEVYYTEDRVHSLDTSPKGIGSRPGWLRCEQFGAGMITGWGAHHIDTAHWAMGTEYSGPIEIWGHAAFPTDDPSYKGLWNVHGIFRTEALYANGVHMIVSNELPNGIKFIGSDGWIWVTRGAYRITDSDPVADKDGVKPIDASNPKILQSIIGANEIHLYESPEQHINWLDCVKSRKQPVAPIEIGHRSCSACLLHHIAMKLKRKIYWDPEKEAFKNGDKEATAMLSRPRRKQYDFNA; translated from the coding sequence ATGAAAAAAGAGGAAAAAGGCAACATCAACCGCCGAGACTTTTTAAGCAGTACAACAAAAGCATCGTTGGGAACAGCGCTTGCGCTAAACTTTCCTACGATTGTTCCGGCTTCTGTTTTTGGCAAGAACGCACCGAGTAACCGCATCAACGTCGCGTCTATCGGTTGTGGTCGCATCTCTACCAGTCACGACATGACGGGTATTGCACGTTATGCCGGCGCACGCATCATGGCCGTTTGTGATTTGGATAGAAGGCGAGCCGACGCAGGACCGCAAGCGGTTCGGGATAATTACAAAAAAGCAACAAAAGAAAACGGCGGCTTGACCGGCGATTGGGACATCAAGGTTTATTACGATTACAAAGAGCTCCTGCAAAACAAAGACATTGACGCGGTGCACATCAGCACACCCGATCATCAACATGCTATTGTTGCCGTTCATGCCGTGACCGCGGGCAAAGACGTGTACCTGCAAAAGCCTGCATCACTTACCATCGAAGAAGGAAGAATTTTAAGCAACGCAGTGAAGAAGACCGGCCGCATTTTGCAAATGGGGTCGCAACAAAAATCAATTGATCCCTGGCCACAGTTCAAGCGAACTTGCGAACTGGTGCGTAACGGTCGCATTGGAAAATTGCAAACCATTGAAGTGGGGTTGCCCGGCGATCCCGGTGGCGGCAATCCGCAACGCATGGACGTCCCCTCCTACTTCCATTACGACGCGTGGTTGGGCGCAACGCCTGAAGTTTATTACACGGAAGACAGAGTGCATTCATTGGACACATCGCCGAAAGGCATTGGCAGCCGGCCGGGTTGGTTGCGTTGTGAACAATTTGGCGCAGGCATGATCACCGGCTGGGGTGCGCATCACATCGATACGGCGCATTGGGCCATGGGCACGGAATACAGTGGCCCGATTGAGATTTGGGGACATGCTGCTTTTCCAACTGATGATCCTTCGTACAAAGGTTTGTGGAATGTGCACGGCATCTTTCGCACCGAAGCTTTGTATGCGAACGGCGTGCACATGATCGTTTCCAACGAGTTGCCAAACGGAATAAAATTCATCGGCAGTGACGGTTGGATTTGGGTAACACGTGGTGCCTACCGAATCACCGATAGCGATCCCGTTGCCGACAAAGACGGCGTGAAGCCGATAGATGCAAGCAATCCAAAGATTTTGCAATCCATCATTGGTGCGAATGAAATTCATTTGTACGAAAGCCCCGAGCAACACATCAACTGGCTGGACTGCGTGAAGTCGCGCAAGCAACCCGTTGCGCCCATTGAAATCGGCCATCGTTCGTGCAGTGCGTGTTTGCTGCATCATATTGCTATGAAGTTGAAACGCAAGATTTATTGGGACCCGGAAAAAGAAGCGTTCAAGAACGGCGATAAAGAAGCGACGGCAATGTTGTCGCGTCCACGCCGGAAACAATATGATTTCAACGCGTAA